The Acidobacteriota bacterium nucleotide sequence CAGGGTCTGGTTGATGACCACGCGGACGCCGTCGCGCTTCACATTCTGGAAGCCGGCGAGCTCGAAGTTGATCTCGTAGGTGCCCGGAGGCAGGGCGAGGAACCGGAACGAACCATCGCCGCCGGTGACCTGCACCTGCGGCTGAATCATCGACGGGCTCGTCGCCGTCACCGTCACGCCGGGCAGAATTGCGCCGGTGTTGTCGGTGACCGTGCCGTTAATTCGGCCTCGAAAATCCTGTGCGGAAGTGGGAACTGCCATCGATAGCAGCGTCACGCACAGGCAGAACACCATCAGCCTGTTCAGCCTCATACATCGTCCTCCAACTACAACGCGAGTTATGTTGCAAACCGACGGGAACGGCACCAAGGCCGGGCCCGCCTACAGACAATCCGGTATAAGCGCTCCCGGACAGACTGTAGTTGGCTCGCATGGTAGCCCTGAGGCAGGGCCTTTGCAAGTTTTTGCAATCCGGGATTTTGGATTAGTTTCGGGCAGGTGGGGCGGCGTGGGGCGGGTAAGGCAGGTCGGTCGGGTAGGGGCAGGTAGGGGAGACGGAGTACAAAAAATTAGGGCGAGCGGTTTTCCCCACCCGCCCTAACATTCCTAATTCCTACCCGCCCGACCTGCCGTAGAACGGCCCGCCTTTAGAAGTCGTAGCGGAAGCCGACGCGCATGACGCGGGGGCTGAGAATCGCGGTGACTTCGTTAAAGTTCACCGAGGTCAGGCGCACCGAGGTGGGCACGCCCGAGTTGGTCAGGTTGAAGACGTCGAACTGGAACGTCATCTTGCCGGCGCGTCCCATGCTGAACGACTTGTCGGCGCGCACGTCCATGATCGCGACGGTGGGGTAGCGGTTGGCCGTAATCGGTTCGA carries:
- a CDS encoding carboxypeptidase-like regulatory domain-containing protein, with amino-acid sequence MAVPTSAQDFRGRINGTVTDNTGAILPGVTVTATSPSMIQPQVQVTGGDGSFRFLALPPGTYEINFELAGFQNVKRDGVRVVINQTL